A stretch of Alkalicella caledoniensis DNA encodes these proteins:
- a CDS encoding tungsten cofactor oxidoreductase radical SAM maturase yields the protein MKKKINSLDTSLFSTGEKSKIEKDGSIKLPLEKEQEVLIITTEDGYRLVPLQPDIKRVYIEVTTKCNFDCITCIRSSWHDSELHMEWSTFVNILKSLKELPKLESVHFGGFGEPMMHPRIFDMLREVKALGVKVEMITNGSYLAKENIKQLIDLELDVLFTSLDSPEEEEYNSIRQGADFQSVSGNIAQLQAMKRKLKSRNPELGIEFVAMKKNYNSLPKLIRMAYELGASQIIVSNLIPYHESMKDEIVYDMDDTGRMFGNDSLLTTIKAQMSNMKLRTERSCKFVKDNTLSINYLGEVSPCYALMHSYHCYIYGRKKEIFPCYVGNVNNTSLQNIWMDSGYVNFRRAVNENHFPSCTDCRALEGCTYTDTNEMDCWGNSPSCGECLWARRIIACP from the coding sequence ATGAAGAAAAAAATCAATAGTCTAGACACTAGCTTGTTTTCTACAGGAGAAAAATCAAAGATTGAAAAAGATGGCAGTATTAAATTGCCTTTAGAAAAAGAGCAAGAAGTTCTAATTATTACTACGGAGGATGGGTACCGATTAGTTCCCTTACAACCTGACATAAAAAGAGTTTATATTGAGGTAACAACAAAATGCAACTTTGATTGCATCACTTGTATCCGTAGTTCATGGCATGATTCTGAGCTACATATGGAGTGGAGTACCTTTGTAAATATTTTAAAAAGCCTTAAAGAATTACCAAAGTTAGAATCTGTTCATTTTGGTGGATTTGGCGAACCTATGATGCACCCCAGAATTTTTGATATGTTAAGAGAAGTAAAAGCCCTTGGTGTAAAAGTAGAGATGATTACCAATGGTTCTTACTTGGCAAAAGAGAATATTAAACAGTTAATCGACCTAGAGCTGGATGTACTCTTTACTTCCTTAGATAGTCCCGAAGAGGAAGAATACAACTCCATCCGCCAAGGTGCCGACTTCCAGAGTGTTTCAGGAAATATTGCCCAGTTGCAAGCAATGAAAAGAAAACTAAAGTCTAGAAATCCAGAGCTAGGTATTGAGTTTGTGGCCATGAAAAAAAACTACAATAGTTTACCTAAGTTAATCCGCATGGCCTATGAGCTAGGGGCAAGTCAAATTATTGTAAGCAATTTGATTCCTTACCATGAGTCTATGAAGGATGAAATTGTATATGACATGGATGATACTGGTCGTATGTTTGGTAACGACTCCCTACTAACCACTATCAAAGCCCAGATGTCTAATATGAAGTTGAGAACAGAGCGCAGCTGTAAGTTTGTAAAAGATAATACGTTATCTATCAATTATCTAGGAGAAGTTAGTCCGTGTTATGCTCTTATGCATTCTTACCATTGTTATATTTATGGAAGGAAAAAAGAAATTTTTCCCTGTTATGTGGGTAATGTTAATAATACCAGCCTACAAAACATCTGGATGGACTCTGGATATGTCAACTTTAGAAGAGCCGTAAACGAAAACCACTTTCCTTCTTGTACAGACTGTAGAGCCTTAGAAGGGTGTACTTATACAGATACTAACGAAATGGATTGCTGGGGAAATAGCCCTTCCTGTGGAGAATGTCTATGGGCCAGACGAATTATTGCTTGTCCATAG
- a CDS encoding MoaD/ThiS family protein, translating into MAEEDKKTIEVRGFLHLDAFLRKKYGSMPVIINLEGPMEGTELAHKMGVSWDEVEVIFVNGFVQALDYVIHPGDRVAFLPPGCPGPYRIAMGFYSKNQGNPAAFKIKGRE; encoded by the coding sequence ATGGCTGAAGAAGATAAAAAGACCATTGAGGTTAGAGGGTTTCTTCATTTAGATGCGTTCCTTCGAAAGAAATATGGTTCGATGCCTGTAATAATAAATTTAGAAGGGCCTATGGAAGGTACAGAACTAGCCCACAAAATGGGGGTTTCTTGGGATGAAGTTGAAGTCATTTTTGTCAATGGATTTGTTCAAGCATTAGATTATGTTATTCACCCTGGCGACAGGGTCGCCTTCCTCCCTCCAGGATGTCCTGGCCCATACCGGATAGCCATGGGATTTTACAGTAAAAACCAAGGGAATCCCGCAGCTTTTAAAATAAAAGGCAGGGAATAG
- a CDS encoding GNAT family N-acetyltransferase: protein MFYNIETDRLLLKNIDNGDREFIFSQFSDDDINKHLFDAEPLKDLSGADEIIDFYLKTEPRLQHRWVIQDKAHGVKMGTCGFHCWSIKDSKVEIGYDLKKEFWGNGYMYESLNHIIEFSKKNMKVKVINACIYIDNTRSISLVEKLGFILTGSKHEIFRGVEYLHNIYSLNLK from the coding sequence ATGTTTTATAATATTGAGACAGATAGATTATTACTGAAAAACATAGACAATGGTGATAGAGAATTTATTTTTAGTCAATTTTCCGATGATGATATTAATAAACATTTGTTTGATGCTGAACCATTGAAAGATTTAAGTGGAGCTGATGAAATTATAGATTTTTATTTGAAAACTGAGCCACGACTACAACATAGATGGGTAATACAAGATAAAGCCCATGGTGTGAAAATGGGAACCTGTGGATTTCACTGCTGGAGTATTAAAGATTCTAAAGTGGAAATAGGATATGATTTAAAAAAGGAATTTTGGGGAAATGGATATATGTACGAATCCTTAAATCATATAATTGAGTTTTCTAAAAAAAACATGAAGGTAAAAGTGATAAATGCTTGCATCTATATTGACAACACAAGATCAATTTCTTTAGTTGAAAAATTAGGGTTTATTTTAACTGGGTCAAAACATGAGATTTTTCGAGGCGTAGAATATTTACATAACATATACTCACTGAATTTGAAGTAA
- a CDS encoding aldehyde ferredoxin oxidoreductase C-terminal domain-containing protein: MNKFIRIDMTSLKVSTEEVPAKYAGLGGRALTSNFIADEVKPTCHALGKNNKIIFAPGLLSGTSAPNSGRLSVGAKSPLTGTIKESNTGGSFSQKMAKMGIKALVIEGMPTDDKFYVIKVDVNGVTIDEAPTEIIGGCGNYEAIKILSEKYGEKVGVGITGPAGEHRLPSANISFKDPEGNIRSAGRGGLGAVLGSKKIKAVVIDDTGAAKVSIADPEKFKAASKVFAKALLDHPVAGQGLAAYGTNVLVNILNEAGGLPANNFTAGRIEHNDNISGETLNATITERGGEGKVSHGCHAGCVIRCSQWYPDKDGKYITSGFEYETIWGLGADAGIQNLDDIAYCDREMDDIGIDSIETAVAIATAMEGGLLPWGDGKAALEAIKEIRKPTPLGRLIGSGTAVVGKACGLYRTPVVKDQAIPAYDPRPIKGIGLTYATTPMGADHTAGYCISGNILKIGADIDPLKKEGQIEYSRAMQIGTAAVDSTGMCLFVYFGVADNPGGYQALIDMINAQYGINLTSEDVDKLGESVLKVERKFNKAAGFTNAHDRLPEFFEYEPCPPHNAVWDFTPEEIDQVYNFENEDNE; encoded by the coding sequence ATGAACAAATTTATCAGAATTGACATGACTTCATTAAAAGTCTCTACCGAAGAAGTACCTGCTAAATATGCAGGATTAGGCGGACGTGCTCTTACTTCTAATTTTATTGCTGATGAAGTAAAACCTACTTGCCATGCATTAGGAAAAAACAACAAAATAATTTTTGCACCTGGGTTATTAAGCGGTACTAGTGCACCAAACTCAGGACGTCTCTCTGTAGGTGCTAAAAGTCCACTAACAGGCACTATTAAAGAAAGTAACACTGGTGGTTCTTTCTCTCAAAAAATGGCTAAAATGGGTATTAAAGCCCTGGTAATCGAAGGAATGCCTACAGATGACAAGTTTTATGTAATCAAGGTAGATGTGAATGGAGTCACTATTGATGAAGCTCCAACGGAAATCATTGGAGGATGTGGTAACTACGAAGCTATCAAAATATTAAGCGAAAAGTATGGAGAAAAAGTTGGTGTTGGTATCACTGGGCCCGCAGGAGAACACCGCTTACCCTCTGCCAATATTTCTTTCAAAGATCCAGAAGGCAACATTCGTAGTGCAGGTCGTGGGGGCTTAGGAGCAGTTTTAGGTTCTAAGAAAATAAAAGCGGTTGTAATTGATGATACTGGCGCTGCTAAAGTCTCTATAGCCGACCCAGAGAAATTCAAAGCAGCTTCTAAAGTGTTTGCTAAGGCATTATTAGATCATCCAGTTGCTGGCCAAGGTCTAGCCGCGTACGGTACTAACGTATTAGTTAATATCTTAAACGAAGCTGGTGGTTTACCAGCCAATAACTTTACAGCTGGACGCATCGAGCACAACGACAATATTTCTGGTGAAACATTAAATGCTACTATCACAGAACGTGGCGGAGAAGGCAAAGTGTCCCATGGCTGTCATGCCGGCTGTGTCATCAGGTGTTCTCAATGGTACCCAGACAAAGATGGTAAATATATAACCAGTGGTTTCGAATATGAAACTATTTGGGGACTTGGTGCAGATGCTGGTATTCAAAACTTAGATGATATTGCTTATTGCGACCGTGAAATGGACGATATCGGTATTGATAGTATAGAAACTGCAGTTGCTATAGCTACTGCTATGGAGGGTGGCTTACTACCTTGGGGCGATGGTAAAGCTGCTTTAGAAGCAATTAAAGAAATCCGCAAGCCTACTCCTTTAGGGAGGCTTATAGGCAGTGGTACCGCTGTGGTAGGTAAAGCCTGTGGACTTTACAGAACTCCTGTAGTAAAGGACCAAGCTATCCCAGCTTATGACCCACGTCCAATTAAGGGTATTGGCTTAACATATGCTACAACTCCTATGGGAGCTGATCATACTGCAGGTTACTGTATTTCAGGCAACATACTAAAGATAGGCGCAGATATAGATCCACTTAAAAAAGAGGGTCAAATCGAATATTCCCGTGCTATGCAAATAGGAACAGCTGCTGTTGATAGCACAGGTATGTGTTTATTCGTATATTTTGGTGTTGCTGATAATCCTGGAGGATATCAAGCTCTAATCGACATGATTAATGCTCAATATGGCATTAACTTAACTTCCGAAGATGTTGATAAACTTGGCGAGTCTGTACTTAAAGTTGAACGTAAATTCAACAAAGCTGCTGGCTTTACTAACGCCCATGACAGATTGCCTGAATTCTTCGAGTATGAGCCATGTCCTCCACATAATGCAGTTTGGGACTTTACTCCTGAAGAAATCGATCAAGTATATAATTTTGAAAACGAAGATAACGAATAG
- a CDS encoding MoaD/ThiS family protein, which translates to MQIKVKLFATFRINRHKEMVLDLKQGTTPKEVIESLDIPVKEVAIIMINGRHQKLDTILQDSDTLALFPPVGGG; encoded by the coding sequence ATGCAGATTAAAGTAAAGTTATTTGCAACTTTCAGAATCAATCGCCATAAGGAAATGGTGTTAGACTTAAAACAAGGAACTACACCTAAAGAAGTGATAGAATCTTTAGATATCCCCGTAAAAGAGGTAGCAATCATCATGATAAACGGCCGGCACCAGAAGCTAGACACAATCTTGCAGGATAGTGATACCTTGGCCCTTTTCCCTCCAGTTGGGGGAGGCTAA
- a CDS encoding DUF2268 domain-containing putative Zn-dependent protease (predicted Zn-dependent protease with a strongly conserved HExxH motif) produces MKIKFINTLKSAQMYVGASGISNKSYDELWDEFLVSPYWQELSQWAPFDCSFMKPSPIKDIQTLKKQLEIFQETDFEQIKKGLENISQILPKKDDDTLVVAFYIMDDSNLIVKEQQNGVLGTGVFGNIIININPLAKDYEKWIPYVMAHEYHHSVWGHNWYVLRGDSKGTLLEYMISEGQADAFAKSLYGDLEPKWLSKLSEEEEKLYWSKFIKILESTDKPEHYTYMFGDPSKGLPWCIGYYFGYEIVKSYLLNNPQISYTKLVDIEPCTVLSNSRFFQL; encoded by the coding sequence ATGAAAATCAAGTTTATAAATACATTAAAATCAGCTCAAATGTATGTGGGAGCATCTGGTATTAGTAATAAAAGTTATGATGAGCTGTGGGATGAGTTTTTGGTAAGTCCTTACTGGCAAGAGCTATCTCAATGGGCACCTTTTGATTGCTCTTTTATGAAACCATCTCCAATAAAGGATATACAAACCTTAAAAAAGCAGTTAGAAATATTTCAGGAGACTGATTTTGAACAGATTAAAAAAGGACTTGAAAATATTTCACAAATATTGCCTAAAAAAGATGATGATACATTAGTTGTTGCATTTTATATAATGGATGATTCAAACTTGATAGTTAAAGAACAACAAAATGGAGTATTAGGTACAGGAGTATTTGGAAATATAATTATCAATATTAATCCACTTGCCAAAGATTATGAAAAATGGATTCCTTATGTTATGGCCCACGAGTACCACCATTCAGTGTGGGGGCACAATTGGTATGTTTTAAGAGGAGATTCCAAGGGAACACTACTGGAATATATGATAAGTGAAGGGCAAGCAGATGCATTTGCCAAAAGCTTATATGGTGATTTAGAACCGAAATGGTTGAGTAAACTATCGGAAGAGGAAGAAAAACTATACTGGAGTAAATTTATAAAAATTCTAGAAAGTACTGATAAGCCAGAGCATTATACATACATGTTTGGGGACCCTAGCAAAGGGCTTCCATGGTGTATTGGATATTATTTTGGATACGAAATAGTCAAATCTTATTTATTGAATAATCCTCAAATAAGCTATACAAAGTTAGTTGATATAGAACCATGTACTGTTTTAAGTAATAGTAGATTCTTTCAACTATAA
- a CDS encoding aldo/keto reductase produces the protein MEYSKLGNSNLQVSRLCVGCMSFGNPESNMHAWTLNQEDSEALIKRALDLGINFFDTANVYSAGTSEEYLGRAIKNNVSRDKVVLATKVYFNEGKLTKRAILNEIDGSLRRIGTDYVDLYIIHRFDADTPIEETMEALDSLVKAGKVRALGASAMYGYQFHNMQIAAERNGWTPFVSMQNHYNLIYREDERELIPICRQQNVALTPYSPLAAGRLSRLEWNADTKRSQTDKVAISKYDSTQESDFGIVQRVDELAQKYGVTMTQISLAWQFAKGVTSPIIGATKAKYFDDAVGAFSVKLTEDDLAYLEQLYVPHKIVGAL, from the coding sequence ATGGAGTATTCGAAATTAGGAAATTCAAACCTTCAAGTTTCTCGTCTTTGCGTAGGTTGCATGAGTTTCGGGAACCCTGAAAGCAATATGCATGCTTGGACTTTGAACCAAGAAGATAGTGAGGCACTGATTAAGCGTGCCCTTGACTTAGGTATTAATTTCTTCGACACAGCCAATGTTTATTCAGCAGGAACCAGTGAAGAGTACCTAGGACGGGCAATTAAGAACAATGTTTCCCGTGATAAGGTTGTTTTAGCGACTAAAGTTTATTTTAATGAGGGTAAGTTGACAAAGAGAGCCATACTAAATGAAATTGACGGATCATTAAGGCGCATTGGGACAGATTATGTTGACCTATATATTATTCACCGATTTGACGCTGATACACCCATAGAAGAGACCATGGAGGCCCTTGATAGTTTGGTGAAGGCTGGCAAGGTGAGGGCCCTAGGAGCTTCAGCAATGTATGGTTATCAATTTCATAACATGCAGATAGCAGCGGAGAGAAACGGTTGGACACCCTTTGTTTCCATGCAGAACCATTATAACCTAATTTACCGTGAAGATGAGAGGGAGCTTATCCCCATCTGCAGACAACAAAATGTTGCACTTACTCCCTATAGCCCCCTTGCTGCAGGTAGGCTTTCCCGCCTTGAGTGGAATGCTGATACTAAGCGCAGCCAGACAGACAAAGTAGCAATTTCTAAGTACGATAGCACACAAGAGAGTGATTTTGGCATAGTGCAAAGGGTTGATGAACTTGCACAAAAATATGGCGTTACAATGACACAGATTTCCCTTGCATGGCAGTTTGCTAAGGGGGTTACATCGCCAATTATTGGGGCGACCAAGGCTAAATATTTCGATGATGCTGTGGGAGCATTTAGTGTAAAACTTACAGAGGATGACCTTGCTTACCTTGAACAGCTATATGTTCCCCATAAAATAGTTGGTGCCCTTTAG
- a CDS encoding AraC family transcriptional regulator, with amino-acid sequence MSYYVNLQKAIDYIEYNLKNDVSLGQIAEVAGYSIPHFYRVFTAIVGCPVKEYVRKRKLSNAMFDIVTSRRSILDIAFDYGFESHEAFTRSFKLAYGMPPSGFRKVQAEPILYEKINLLTRNNEDEVVKVNPEIICKDERLLIGIASKINQRQNIKFELLSKIRNQYKSTLKSIENRIDTELYYAVYDYNPEDISKADDEINYTYLYCVEVSEYRDVPIGMLKKVLPQGKYAVFTYDTKNRTLNGRILKQPIYDYIDGIWLPNSGFKLAETPDYEVINEEQERIDYYISIK; translated from the coding sequence TTGAGTTACTATGTTAATCTTCAAAAAGCAATCGATTATATTGAGTATAATTTAAAGAACGATGTTAGTTTGGGGCAAATAGCAGAGGTTGCTGGGTATTCAATCCCTCATTTTTACAGGGTGTTTACTGCAATTGTTGGATGTCCAGTGAAGGAATATGTGCGTAAAAGAAAACTGAGTAACGCAATGTTTGATATAGTAACTTCAAGGCGGAGTATATTAGATATAGCTTTTGATTATGGATTCGAATCCCATGAGGCATTTACCAGATCATTTAAATTGGCATATGGTATGCCACCAAGTGGTTTTCGTAAAGTTCAAGCAGAGCCAATTCTATATGAAAAAATTAATTTACTTACTAGAAATAATGAAGATGAAGTGGTAAAAGTGAATCCAGAAATTATTTGTAAAGACGAGAGACTTCTTATAGGGATAGCTAGTAAAATCAATCAAAGGCAAAACATAAAGTTTGAACTTTTATCAAAGATAAGAAACCAGTATAAATCTACATTAAAAAGTATTGAAAACAGAATCGATACTGAATTGTACTACGCAGTATATGACTATAATCCTGAAGATATAAGCAAAGCTGATGATGAGATCAATTACACCTATTTATATTGTGTAGAAGTATCGGAATACAGAGATGTTCCTATTGGTATGTTAAAAAAGGTGCTACCCCAAGGGAAATACGCAGTTTTTACCTATGATACTAAGAATAGAACTTTAAATGGAAGAATATTAAAACAACCAATTTATGACTATATCGATGGTATTTGGCTTCCTAATTCAGGTTTTAAACTTGCTGAAACTCCTGACTATGAAGTTATAAATGAAGAACAAGAACGTATTGATTATTACATTTCTATTAAGTGA
- a CDS encoding AraC family transcriptional regulator codes for MDWISNMQNAINYIEDNLLEEISYDKIAQRAYSSTYHFQRMFSMLTGFTIGEYIRRRRLTLAAQEISVSSIKIADIASKYGYETSEAFTKAFKRLHGVTPSVARESGVKLKSFARLTIQVSLKGDKEINYRIVEKGPFKVFGKDFKTNVLEGRCFREIPEFWEQCKSNGIFAKLLTSVGKDESGIVDAGVLFNHNPQDGSLRYMIACEFPVTHVPEEFQVLEIPSMTWAIFEVESNRDEDLHEVWRRIGSEWFPASNYEHADAPELERYYGNSSTDYTCQIWIPVIKKGF; via the coding sequence ATGGATTGGATAAGTAATATGCAAAATGCTATAAATTATATAGAAGATAACCTGTTAGAAGAAATTAGCTATGATAAAATAGCTCAAAGGGCCTACTCTTCCACTTACCATTTTCAGAGAATGTTTAGCATGCTGACAGGCTTTACAATAGGTGAATACATAAGGAGAAGGAGATTAACCCTTGCTGCACAGGAGATATCAGTTTCTAGCATCAAGATTGCAGATATTGCCTCAAAATATGGTTATGAAACATCAGAAGCCTTTACAAAAGCATTTAAGCGGCTTCATGGTGTAACACCTTCTGTTGCCCGCGAGTCTGGAGTGAAACTCAAATCTTTTGCTAGGCTAACAATTCAAGTCTCATTGAAAGGAGATAAAGAAATAAACTATAGAATAGTTGAAAAGGGACCATTTAAAGTTTTCGGTAAAGATTTTAAAACAAATGTTTTAGAAGGTAGATGTTTTAGAGAGATACCTGAATTTTGGGAGCAATGTAAGTCTAATGGGATATTTGCTAAACTATTAACAAGTGTTGGGAAAGATGAAAGTGGAATTGTAGATGCAGGGGTTCTTTTTAATCATAACCCTCAAGATGGCTCTCTAAGATATATGATAGCATGTGAATTTCCAGTTACTCATGTGCCTGAAGAATTTCAGGTCCTAGAAATACCATCAATGACTTGGGCAATTTTTGAGGTAGAAAGTAATAGGGATGAAGATCTACATGAAGTCTGGAGAAGAATTGGATCGGAGTGGTTTCCTGCATCAAACTATGAACATGCCGATGCTCCGGAATTAGAAAGGTATTATGGTAATAGTTCTACAGATTATACGTGTCAAATTTGGATACCTGTTATTAAAAAAGGGTTTTAA
- a CDS encoding GNAT family N-acetyltransferase, producing the protein MIEIRELTGHDMQEAMELKVMCWTEELAGKAKNTLSVNKELDFWVDWMNSAQENNDVRQLMGAFEDDKMLGVAFGSFAETYDIPEKGIELNGLWVYPEHRGRGVSLMLMVHILEFYLTKGMENIVIYNPHHAPSNGFYRKFGAQVVRQDYQMDGKLLVDIFIADILSMKKSIAGTLKKYI; encoded by the coding sequence ATGATTGAAATTAGGGAATTAACGGGACATGATATGCAAGAAGCAATGGAATTAAAGGTGATGTGCTGGACAGAAGAATTGGCTGGGAAGGCTAAAAACACCCTATCTGTTAATAAAGAACTGGATTTTTGGGTTGACTGGATGAATTCAGCCCAAGAAAACAATGATGTTCGTCAGCTTATGGGTGCATTTGAGGATGATAAAATGCTTGGTGTAGCTTTCGGTAGTTTTGCTGAGACTTATGATATACCTGAAAAAGGAATAGAACTCAACGGTCTTTGGGTTTATCCTGAGCATAGAGGGAGGGGTGTTTCTCTAATGCTGATGGTCCACATACTAGAATTTTATTTAACAAAAGGTATGGAGAACATAGTTATATATAACCCACACCATGCACCATCCAATGGATTTTACCGTAAATTTGGTGCACAAGTTGTTAGACAGGACTATCAAATGGATGGTAAGTTATTGGTGGATATTTTTATAGCAGACATTTTATCTATGAAAAAAAGTATTGCAGGAACTCTTAAAAAGTATATATAA
- a CDS encoding DUF362 domain-containing protein: MSKVYFIKNSESDYNQLGKEALDLLKKVVSETNYKFEKELPIKVHFGEKGNTTFIPAKCYDETISYLKEQGVSPSYIETNVLYRGSRTTTDAHIETAKSHGFTQIPIIIADGDIGTQYDEVEINKEYIKNCKIGKGFGQFKQYIVMSHFKGHVAAGFGGALKQLAMGFAARGGKLEQHSGISPVVSSEKCISCGICVEKCNYAAIETPDIAIIDQNKCIGCAGCIAVYPEGAIKNTWGGAHFLEKLSEYAYGAAKDKDIIYITFVHNITKECDCAGTPMEPITGNIGILASKDPIALDTACLDLVQKNSGEKLFDKGRASLVHGEKIGLGMMEYELIELN; encoded by the coding sequence ATGAGTAAAGTTTATTTTATTAAGAATTCAGAATCAGACTATAATCAACTGGGGAAAGAGGCTCTGGACTTATTAAAAAAAGTTGTTTCGGAAACTAATTATAAGTTTGAGAAGGAATTACCCATAAAGGTTCATTTCGGTGAAAAAGGTAATACAACCTTTATACCAGCGAAATGCTATGATGAAACAATAAGTTATCTCAAGGAACAAGGAGTATCTCCATCTTATATAGAAACTAACGTACTATATAGGGGATCAAGAACTACCACAGATGCTCATATTGAAACTGCAAAATCCCATGGCTTCACACAGATCCCAATTATAATAGCCGACGGGGATATTGGGACACAATACGATGAAGTAGAAATAAACAAAGAATATATCAAAAACTGTAAAATAGGTAAGGGCTTTGGACAATTCAAGCAGTATATTGTTATGAGTCATTTTAAAGGTCATGTTGCTGCAGGATTCGGTGGAGCACTAAAGCAGCTTGCCATGGGTTTTGCCGCTAGGGGTGGAAAGTTGGAGCAACATTCAGGGATATCTCCTGTAGTTTCATCAGAAAAATGTATTTCCTGTGGTATTTGTGTGGAAAAATGTAACTATGCCGCCATTGAAACTCCGGATATTGCCATTATTGATCAGAATAAGTGTATAGGATGTGCAGGCTGTATTGCTGTTTACCCAGAAGGGGCAATTAAAAATACATGGGGCGGAGCTCATTTCTTAGAGAAACTCTCTGAGTATGCCTATGGAGCAGCAAAAGATAAAGATATCATATACATAACCTTTGTTCATAATATTACAAAGGAATGTGATTGTGCTGGTACACCCATGGAGCCTATTACAGGCAATATTGGTATTCTTGCATCAAAGGACCCTATAGCTTTGGATACAGCATGCCTAGATTTAGTGCAAAAAAACAGTGGAGAAAAACTATTTGACAAAGGTAGGGCATCCCTA
- a CDS encoding helix-turn-helix domain-containing protein encodes MSFGENLRKLRKERGLSQEQLAEKINVSRQAVSKWEQGGGYPETEKIILIAKNLNVSLDYLLVGIESEEKSEMRKEKNVVPTGKISIRTFDGKTVVTCHKVSVSNVILAGKDEPKYVLNGVDKVSFWGENTTTLGWYANEEDIKKEIVDITKAINGGLQAYDLKYAAKVKIGIIGVKLE; translated from the coding sequence ATGAGTTTTGGCGAAAATTTGAGAAAACTGAGAAAAGAGAGAGGTCTTTCTCAGGAACAGTTAGCTGAGAAGATCAATGTTTCCAGACAAGCTGTATCAAAGTGGGAGCAGGGTGGGGGTTACCCAGAAACCGAGAAAATAATTTTGATTGCAAAGAATCTTAATGTGTCTTTAGACTATCTATTAGTAGGAATTGAAAGTGAAGAAAAAAGTGAAATGCGGAAAGAAAAAAATGTGGTCCCCACAGGGAAAATATCAATTAGAACATTTGATGGTAAAACTGTAGTGACATGCCATAAAGTAAGTGTCTCTAATGTGATATTAGCAGGTAAAGATGAACCTAAGTATGTTCTAAATGGGGTTGATAAAGTTTCTTTTTGGGGTGAAAACACTACTACTTTAGGTTGGTATGCCAATGAAGAAGATATAAAGAAAGAAATTGTAGACATAACAAAGGCAATTAATGGAGGTTTACAAGCATATGATTTAAAATACGCTGCAAAAGTTAAAATCGGGATTATAGGGGTTAAACTAGAATAA